One region of Labrus mixtus chromosome 1, fLabMix1.1, whole genome shotgun sequence genomic DNA includes:
- the kifc3 gene encoding kinesin-like protein KIFC3 isoform X5, with translation MYVLCTLAVLTLHSLVKSWTNKAVDSDRSSEAAGQEGRPEGGGWGASRSKGVGGGRMKSVDCGGQRGCRAEGKRRRGGGVRNIPDGRKRVQQGARCSNDGDLEAAGREPVQRSSALLSPAVMFSTRKTWDLGHAPCLQDLWKKDISLDASSVDFLMSDGEDDGSFLSLPTAAFSQRPSLTTELNETNAPSQQLLIQNVTWSYLWTPANTLQDKVSEFQARLRSEEVTRHLLLQQLQQQSVYEKTGVGVGGVQTSAVPNGVRVLQPGEQPSDRLSCPEEEQLVTRLRTQVVELEKKLLDQTQEVERLRSELGATDLEKQLELLVVENQRLKQELKSCKSSELLNLDAAAETCSCSHCPHSQDAESLRREVSRWEGQARHRERRLAELERELLEKTSRVESLRRQLDESTRQLEDSRRQLEESRRRQGEAEHKLTLRLQECEDQLARQAASPPRVKYVTQTVEVESADSQKSLAELQVKNAGLQEQLSVQRQLLRELETQLHESQRSCAQLRTQILVYEGEMERAQGQLEAEMQNLEEEKNRVIEEAFIRAESEMKAVHENLAGVRMNLLSLQPALRTLTSDYNCLKRQVQDFPFMLDKAITEAKREICQVISEVSSTNQELLRKYKREMNLRKKCHNELVRLKGNIRVFCRVRPVSQEEQDSADSKTMLSFDSEDDAILYLSNKGKTMTFELDKVFSPQATQEEVFQEVQSLVTSCIDGFNVCIFAYGQTGSGKTYTMEGVLNDPGINQRALRLLFSEVTEKAPDWDYKITVSMVEIYNETLRNLLGENPTDKLDIKMNPDGSGQLYVPGLTEFVVQSPEDINKVFELGHMNRATACTNLNEHSSRSHALLIITVSGFNASTGNRTQGKLNLVDLAGSERIAKSGAEGSRLREAQCINKSLSALGDVINALRGKHSHVPFRNSRLTYLLQDSLNGDSKTLMMVQVSPLPNNMSESVCSLKFAQRVRSVELSLSSSFSRRHENSSTSSSPTHDSVELDSPPVTPVPLPISRASSAGSTLSSASRTPSISRRRSQSQLSTDRQVDRASPLVGDGGQDD, from the exons ATGTACGTCCTGTGCACTCTGGCGGTCTTGACCCTCCACAGCCTCGTCAAGAGCTGGACCAACAAGGCGGTGGATTCCGATCGGAGCTCGGAGGCTGCGGGGCAGGAAGGTCGTCCAGAGGGTGGAGGATGGGGGGCTTCCAGGTCTAAGGGGGTTGGAGGAGGTCGGATGAAGAGTGTGGACTGTGGAGGACAGAGGGGCTGCAGAGCTGAAGGGAAGCGGAGGCGAGGAGGGGGCGTGCGCAACATCCCAGACGGCAGGAAACGAGTTCAG CAAGGAGCGAGATGCAGCAATGATGGGGACCTGGAGGCCGCAGGGAGGGAG CCGGTCCAGCGGTCCAGCGCTCTGCTCAGCCCGGCGGTCATGTTCAGCACAAGAAAGACCTGGGACCTCGGCCACGCCCCCTGCCTGCAGGATCTTTGGAAAAAAGACATCTCATTGGACG CGAGCTCAGTGGACTTCCTGATGAGTGATGGTGAAGACGACGGCTCCTTCCTGTCTCTGCCAACCGCCGCCTTCTCACAGCGCCCCTCTCTGACCACAGAGCTGAACGAAACAAACGCACCCAGCCAGCAGCTGCTCATACAG AATGTCACCTGGTCCTACTTGTGGACACCTGCTAAC ACTCTACAGGACAAAGTGAGCGAGTTTCAGGCTCGTCTTCGCTCTGAAGAAGTCACCCGTCACCTGCtgctccagcagctgcagcagcagagcgtCTACGAGAAGACGGGCGTCGGTGTCGGAGGAGTTCAGACGTCTGCAGTGCCCAACG GTGTGCGGGTGTTGCAGCCAGGTGAGCAGCCTTCAGATCGTCTCAGCTGTCCAGAAGAAGAGCAGCTCGTTACTCGGCTGCGCACACAG gtgGTGGAGCTGGAGAAGAAGCTGTTGGATCAGACTCAGGAGGTGGAGAGACTCCGCTCTGAACTG GGGGCGACAGACCTGGAGAAGCAGCTGGAGCTGCTGGTGGTGGAGAACCAGcgtctgaagcaggagctgaagTCATGCAAGAGCTCCGAGCTGCTGAACCTCGACGCTGCTGCAGAGACCTGCAGTTGCAGCCACTGCCCTCACAGTCag GATGCAGAGTCTCTGCGGAGGGAGGTGTCTCGGTGGGAGGGCCAGGCCCGGCACAGGGAGCGGCGGCTGGCTGAGCTCGAGCGAGAGCTGCTGGAGAAAACCTCCAGAGTGGAGAGTCTCCGCCGGCAGCTGGACGAGTCGACCCGGCAGCTGGAGGACAGCAGGAGGCAGCTGGAGGAGTCGAGGAGGAGGCAGGGCGAGGCCGAGCATAAACTCACCCTCCGGCTGCAGGAGTGCGAGGACCAGCTGGCCAGGCAGGCAGCGTCGCCCCCTAGAGTCAAG tatgTCACTCAGACGGTGGAGGTGGAGTCGGCCGACTCTCAGAAATCTCTGGCTGAGCTGCAGGTGAAGAACGCCGGCCTGCAGGAGCAGCTGTCTGTGCAGAGGCAGCTGCTGAGGGAGCTGGAGACACAGCTGCACGAGTCCCAGAGGAGCTGCGCTCAGCTCAGGACGCAG ATCCTGGTCTatgagggagagatggagcGAGCTCAGGGTCAGCTGGAGGCCGAGATGCAgaacctggaggaggagaagaaccGCGTGATCGAGGAGGCGTTCATCAGAGCCGAGAGCGAGATGAAGGCGGTCCACGAGAACCTGGCAG gaGTGCGTATGAACCTGCTGAGCCTGCAGCCGGCCCTCAGGACTCTCACCTCCGACTACAACTGTCTGAAGAGGCAGGTGCAGGACTTCCCCTTCATGCTGGACAAAGCGATCACAGAGGCCAAGCGAGAG atctGTCAGGTGATCAGTGAGGTGAGCAGCACTAACCAGGAGCTTCTGCGTAAATACAAGCGAGAGATGAACCTGAGGAAGAAGTGTCACAACGAGCTGGTGCGACTCAAAG GTAACATCCGTGTTTTCTGCCGTGTCCGGCCGGTCagtcaggaggagcaggactCCGCCGACTCCAAAACAATGCTGAGTTTCGACTCTGAAGACGACGCCATCCTCTACCTCTCCAACAAGGGCAAAACCATGACATTCGAGCTGGACAAAGTCTTCTCTCCTCAGGCCACTCAGGAAGAG GTGTTTCAAGAGGTCCAGTCTCTAGTCACTTCCTGTATCGACGGCTTCAACGTCTGCATCTTCGCCTACGGACAGACCGGTTCGGGGAAAACGTACACCATGGAG GGCGTGTTGAACGACCCCGGCATCAACCAGCGTGCGCTCCGCCTCCTCTTCTCTGAGGTGACGGAGAAAGCTCCAGACtgggactacaagatcaccgtCAGCATGGTGGAGATCTACAACGAGACGCTGCG GAACCTGCTGGGAGAGAATCCCACCGACAAGCTGGACATTAAGATGAACCCTGACGGCAGCGGACAGCTCTACGTCCCCGGACTGACTGAGTTCGTTGTGCAGAGTCCGGAGGACATCAATAAG GTGTTTGAGTTGGGTCATATGAACAGAGCAACAGCGTGCACCAACCTAAACGAGCACAGCTCTCGCTCTCACGCTCTGCTCATCATCACCGTGTCTGGATTCAATGCTTCGACTGGAAACCGCACACAAG GTAAGTTGAACCTGGTGGACCTGGCAGGCTCAGAGAGGATCGCTAAATCAGGGGCGGAGGGCAGTCGCCTCAGAGAAGCCCAGTGCATCAACAAATCTCTGTCGGCCCTTGGTGATGTCATCAACGCGCTGCGGGGCAAACACTCCCATGTCCCGTTTAGAAACTCCCGCCTCACCTACCTGCTGCAAGACTCTCTGAACGGAGACAGCAAGACCCTCATGATGGTGCAG gtgtctcCCCTTCCTAACAACATGAGCGAGTCGGTCTGCTCGCTCAAGTTTGCTCAGCGTGTTCGAAGCGTCGAGTTGAGTCTCTCCTCCTCGTTCTCTAGAAGACACGAGAACTCGTCCACTTCGTCCTCGCCAACACACGATAGCGtcgag CTGGACTCCCCCCCGGTGACCCCCGTCCCCCTCCCCATCTCTCGCGCAAGCAGCGCGggctccaccctctcctccgCCTCCAGAACTCCCAGTATATCCCGGAGGAGGTCCCAGTCCCAGCTCTCCACAG acagacaggtagacagagcCAGCCCATTGGTTGGGGACGGTGGGCAG gacGACTGA